One region of Thiorhodovibrio frisius genomic DNA includes:
- a CDS encoding HigA family addiction module antitoxin, with amino-acid sequence MHSMHNPAHPGEILKDGWPEAVTITEGAKQLGVTRAALSRILNGHASISADMALRLQDWLGIDAAMWLRMQSAYDLWRAKQKQNRPPIQLLSSQIHAPPQ; translated from the coding sequence ATGCATTCTATGCATAACCCTGCCCACCCCGGCGAAATACTCAAGGATGGCTGGCCCGAAGCGGTCACCATCACAGAGGGAGCGAAACAACTCGGAGTAACACGCGCCGCTTTATCAAGAATTCTGAATGGCCATGCCAGCATCAGTGCCGACATGGCTCTACGCCTTCAAGATTGGCTTGGAATTGATGCGGCGATGTGGCTGCGCATGCAATCCGCTTATGATCTTTGGCGAGCCAAGCAGAAGCAAAATCGCCCACCGATTCAGCTGCTTAGTTCTCAAATCCACGCCCCACCACAATGA
- a CDS encoding type II toxin-antitoxin system RelE/ParE family toxin, which yields MIRSFRHKGLETFYRTGSKAGIQPHHAKRLSAQLSALDAATCPEDMGFPAWRLHHLSGEFSGFWSVSVNGNWRVIFRFVGEEPELVDYLDYH from the coding sequence ATGATCCGAAGTTTTCGCCACAAAGGGCTTGAAACCTTCTACCGAACAGGCAGCAAGGCTGGCATTCAACCGCACCACGCCAAACGCCTGAGCGCTCAGTTATCTGCCCTAGACGCGGCAACCTGTCCAGAAGACATGGGTTTTCCTGCTTGGCGCTTGCACCATTTGTCAGGCGAGTTTTCTGGCTTCTGGTCTGTATCCGTCAACGGCAATTGGCGCGTAATCTTTCGATTTGTTGGCGAAGAACCAGAACTCGTTGATTATCTGGACTACCATTGA
- a CDS encoding glycosyltransferase family protein, which yields MIAAWPDFTSRPWRSSPQWGWDHHPTLHRRHRGFPEQDELVSIYHQARIVVNTSFSADGEGRPQTKLRHFEVAGCGAFQLVNDNPELRELFEPDREMVFYRDMAELEAKLRYYLEHDEEREAIAAAERLTDRHHG from the coding sequence ATGATCGCAGCCTGGCCGGATTTCACTAGCAGGCCATGGCGATCATCACCGCAATGGGGTTGGGATCACCACCCGACTCTGCACCGTCGGCATCGCGGCTTTCCCGAGCAGGATGAATTGGTAAGCATTTATCACCAGGCGCGAATCGTGGTCAACACCTCATTCAGCGCCGATGGGGAAGGGCGCCCGCAGACCAAGCTCCGACATTTCGAGGTGGCCGGCTGCGGTGCGTTTCAGCTGGTGAACGACAATCCGGAATTGCGCGAGCTGTTCGAGCCCGACCGGGAAATGGTCTTCTACCGCGATATGGCGGAACTGGAGGCCAAACTGCGGTATTACCTGGAGCACGATGAGGAGCGGGAAGCCATCGCCGCCGCCGAGCGGCTGACCGACCGGCACCATGGCTAA
- a CDS encoding type II toxin-antitoxin system RelE/ParE family toxin: MELFWTPQAIRDRDDIYDYIEADSPAAALALDELFSKKHEYSQSYA, translated from the coding sequence ATGGAGTTGTTTTGGACGCCGCAGGCGATCAGAGACCGCGATGATATTTATGACTACATTGAGGCCGATAGCCCAGCCGCTGCTTTAGCCCTTGACGAGTTGTTCTCCAAGAAGCATGAGTACTCCCAGTCTTATGCATAA
- a CDS encoding Uma2 family endonuclease — MHDPTAWLENGDHLTREEFERRYQAMPRQKKAELVEGIVYTASPLRYRHHARPHSQIMTWLGYYAAALPAVEVADNATLRLDATNEVQPDALMRIDERAGGQSRMTEDDYLAGPPELIVEVASSSASYDRHQKMRVYCRNGVAEYVLWQVEDQRLDWFFLTDGRYLSLDADQNGTLKSQVFPGLWLNVSSLLEMEMQDVLATAATGLKTPEHNAFKDQLAARL, encoded by the coding sequence GTGCATGATCCAACCGCCTGGCTTGAAAATGGCGACCACCTCACCCGCGAGGAATTTGAGCGCCGCTATCAAGCGATGCCCAGACAAAAAAAGGCTGAATTGGTCGAAGGGATTGTGTATACGGCATCGCCCTTACGCTACCGCCACCATGCACGCCCACATAGCCAGATCATGACCTGGCTCGGCTACTACGCCGCCGCCCTGCCTGCGGTGGAAGTTGCCGATAATGCCACTCTGCGGCTTGATGCCACTAACGAAGTGCAGCCAGATGCCCTGATGCGCATTGACGAACGCGCGGGTGGTCAATCACGGATGACCGAGGACGATTATCTTGCCGGCCCGCCGGAGCTGATCGTCGAGGTCGCCAGCAGCAGCGCCTCTTATGATCGGCACCAAAAAATGCGCGTCTACTGCCGCAACGGCGTTGCAGAGTATGTGCTATGGCAGGTCGAGGACCAGCGCCTTGACTGGTTTTTTCTGACAGATGGCCGATACCTATCCTTGGATGCTGACCAAAACGGCACCCTCAAAAGCCAAGTGTTTCCAGGTCTGTGGCTAAACGTTTCCTCACTTCTTGAGATGGAAATGCAAGATGTGCTAGCAACCGCGGCGACCGGCCTAAAAACCCCGGAACACAATGCCTTTAAGGACCAACTCGCGGCTAGGCTCTAG
- a CDS encoding nucleotidyltransferase family protein has protein sequence MRLNAEQRQTIHRLTREQLGERVRVQLFGSRLNDAAYGGDVDLLLRAETPVSLAQKADLGWQLELELGLPVDILVIDQQGPRTAFEQLALARARDIPPVQEDVR, from the coding sequence ATGCGCTTGAATGCCGAACAACGCCAGACGATTCACCGCTTGACCCGCGAGCAGCTTGGGGAGCGCGTGCGGGTGCAGCTCTTTGGATCACGCCTGAACGATGCCGCTTATGGCGGTGATGTGGATTTGCTCTTGCGTGCAGAAACGCCCGTTTCACTCGCTCAAAAGGCTGATCTGGGTTGGCAACTGGAGCTGGAACTAGGGCTGCCAGTGGATATTTTGGTGATTGATCAACAAGGGCCGCGCACCGCCTTCGAGCAGTTGGCGCTAGCGCGTGCGCGTGACATCCCGCCAGTTCAGGAGGATGTTAGATGA
- a CDS encoding B12-binding domain-containing radical SAM protein, protein MVYRGHSYRRRDPKGVVDGGEANLAKVAYRSFYVDDDTFNIDRRHVLAFARELQARGITDLPWGAMCRADRMDEEVLTELKAAGLHTVKYGVESADQAVLDAIDKRIRIEEVIEQVEPTKALGIRVYLTFTFGHPNDTAASIEKTIALATRLPADSVQFSIATPFPGTKMYDHFVAKGWLQAGDWERLDGAGRAVARTDTLTQDQLEAYVRRGYRDRLVARARERILDSAAFRAALRERMTLAFPDGSPVLVAQSAHHGRDDATLMSAGRDHAVPDARL, encoded by the coding sequence ATGGTTTACAGGGGCCATTCCTACCGCCGTCGCGATCCGAAAGGCGTGGTCGATGGGGGCGAGGCCAATCTCGCCAAGGTTGCCTATCGCAGCTTCTATGTTGATGACGATACCTTCAATATCGATCGCCGCCATGTGCTTGCCTTCGCGCGGGAATTGCAAGCGCGCGGCATCACCGATCTGCCCTGGGGCGCCATGTGTCGAGCTGATCGCATGGATGAAGAGGTGCTGACGGAGCTGAAGGCCGCTGGGCTGCACACGGTTAAATATGGGGTGGAGTCGGCGGATCAGGCGGTTCTGGATGCCATCGACAAACGCATCCGCATCGAGGAGGTGATCGAGCAGGTCGAACCGACCAAGGCGCTGGGGATTCGAGTGTATCTAACCTTCACCTTCGGCCACCCGAACGACACGGCCGCGAGCATCGAAAAGACCATCGCGCTCGCGACGCGCCTGCCGGCGGATAGCGTGCAGTTCTCCATCGCCACGCCCTTTCCCGGCACCAAGATGTATGACCATTTTGTGGCGAAGGGTTGGCTGCAAGCGGGAGACTGGGAGCGCCTTGATGGCGCCGGCAGGGCGGTGGCGCGCACCGATACCCTGACGCAAGACCAGCTCGAAGCCTATGTGCGGCGCGGCTACCGCGACCGGCTGGTGGCGCGGGCGCGCGAGCGGATTCTGGACTCGGCCGCTTTCCGCGCCGCGCTGCGGGAGCGGATGACGCTGGCTTTTCCTGACGGATCACCGGTTTTGGTAGCGCAAAGCGCCCACCATGGACGGGACGATGCGACCCTTATGAGCGCCGGCCGAGATCATGCCGTCCCTGATGCCCGGCTCTGA
- a CDS encoding glycosyltransferase family protein: protein MPSLMPGSEAPANGRILMVGELSIRFVRDKWVAPLRQSYDAAFVDVAPLRSAYSRELTEQYLYRLIQQGGFARLFFYSEAVQAEFSDTFFERARGAGLEVIAFHADDDPEVWFQQNAAYDHRYDRIYSPSRAGVERRLALSRAGGCRAQVAYLPWGYNPALFHPGSGAAARAGKRYDVVFAGANMSQRNNPEHYVREGWDRQQTLVGLDAICQRQGIDFALFGHGWDHHPTLHRRHRGFPEQDELVSIYHQARIVVSTGLSADGEGRPQTKLRHFEVAGCGTFQLVNDNPELRAPPLCNLLDRPHQAAAVLRAYHSGDLDALHALDPLPTGRLVNDVILTTSADASFLTEAAYLQPLRALLALLARTGETLLIYGAQGEMVDQINPVLAEATAVRLLGFADRRLAGKTLRHWPIVGPEAIEHLQPGIIQIVAETSGPAIYRDLSAHQGRATLVPLYDLAAPVWSVLLA, encoded by the coding sequence ATGCCGTCCCTGATGCCCGGCTCTGAGGCGCCCGCGAACGGCCGAATCTTAATGGTCGGCGAGCTGTCGATCCGCTTTGTGCGGGACAAATGGGTGGCGCCGCTGCGACAGTCCTATGACGCGGCTTTTGTGGATGTCGCGCCGCTGCGCAGCGCCTATTCCCGCGAGTTGACGGAGCAATATCTCTACCGGCTGATTCAGCAAGGCGGCTTCGCGCGGCTGTTCTTCTATTCCGAGGCGGTGCAGGCCGAGTTTAGCGACACCTTTTTCGAGCGGGCGCGCGGTGCCGGTCTGGAGGTGATCGCTTTTCACGCCGATGACGACCCCGAGGTCTGGTTTCAGCAGAACGCAGCCTACGATCATCGCTATGACCGCATCTACTCGCCCTCGCGCGCCGGGGTGGAGCGGCGTCTGGCGCTATCTCGCGCGGGAGGCTGCCGGGCACAGGTCGCGTATCTGCCCTGGGGTTACAACCCGGCGCTGTTTCATCCAGGCTCAGGTGCCGCCGCGCGGGCGGGAAAGCGCTATGACGTGGTGTTTGCCGGCGCCAACATGAGCCAGCGCAATAACCCGGAGCACTATGTGCGCGAGGGCTGGGACCGCCAGCAGACGCTGGTCGGGCTTGATGCCATTTGTCAGCGGCAAGGGATTGACTTTGCGCTCTTTGGCCATGGTTGGGATCACCACCCGACCCTGCACCGCCGGCATCGCGGATTTCCCGAACAGGATGAATTGGTAAGCATTTATCACCAGGCGCGAATCGTGGTCAGCACCGGTTTAAGCGCCGATGGGGAAGGGCGCCCGCAGACCAAGCTGCGGCATTTCGAGGTCGCCGGCTGCGGCACGTTCCAGCTCGTGAACGACAATCCGGAACTGCGCGCGCCCCCGCTGTGCAACCTGTTGGACCGTCCCCATCAGGCCGCCGCAGTGCTGCGCGCCTATCACAGCGGTGATTTGGACGCGCTGCACGCGCTGGACCCGCTGCCAACGGGCCGCTTGGTGAACGATGTCATCCTGACCACCAGTGCTGACGCCTCTTTTCTGACCGAAGCAGCCTATCTTCAGCCCCTGCGCGCGTTGCTGGCCCTGCTCGCGCGCACCGGCGAGACCTTGCTGATCTATGGCGCCCAGGGCGAGATGGTGGATCAGATCAACCCAGTGTTGGCCGAGGCAACAGCTGTCCGGCTGCTTGGTTTTGCCGACCGTCGCTTGGCTGGCAAGACCCTGCGCCACTGGCCCATCGTCGGCCCGGAGGCCATCGAGCACCTGCAACCCGGCATCATCCAAATTGTCGCCGAAACCTCGGGGCCGGCCATCTATCGGGATCTTTCCGCGCACCAAGGCCGCGCAACGCTCGTTCCCCTGTATGACCTAGCCGCGCCGGTGTGGAGCGTGCTGCTGGCCTGA
- a CDS encoding type II toxin-antitoxin system Phd/YefM family antitoxin yields the protein MSHLVLSRVAASISELKRNPMEILAAGEGEPVAILNRNEPAFYCVPADVFEALLEKLEDLELNATADARASQKEIVISLDEL from the coding sequence ATGTCGCATCTTGTTCTGTCTCGTGTGGCCGCGAGTATCTCCGAACTCAAGCGCAACCCCATGGAAATTCTCGCGGCTGGTGAAGGTGAGCCGGTTGCCATCCTCAATCGGAACGAACCGGCTTTTTATTGCGTGCCAGCCGATGTTTTCGAGGCGCTGTTGGAAAAGCTTGAGGACCTGGAGCTTAACGCCACCGCTGATGCGCGAGCCAGCCAAAAAGAAATTGTGATCAGTCTGGATGAGCTTTGA
- a CDS encoding type II toxin-antitoxin system RelE family toxin, whose product MSFELRFKEDALNEWRRLDGSIRGQFKKKLAERLGNPCVLSAKLSGHPSRYKIKLRNAGFRLVYEGSEI is encoded by the coding sequence ATGAGCTTTGAGCTTCGCTTCAAGGAAGACGCGCTCAATGAGTGGCGACGCCTGGATGGTTCCATTCGTGGGCAGTTCAAGAAAAAGCTCGCCGAGCGTCTTGGGAATCCTTGTGTGCTATCGGCCAAGCTTTCTGGGCACCCAAGTCGCTACAAGATCAAACTGCGCAACGCTGGGTTCCGCCTGGTCTATGAGGGTTCGGAAATCTGA
- a CDS encoding MDR/zinc-dependent alcohol dehydrogenase-like family protein: protein MMNCAGLRAWSRRRFQDFSRPNGAGQIGLTMLTAAREQGLAIIAVVDSNPKLHGLLLLDYRIISLEETMRLDCDGYLVASVAFARAIEETIRRCYENLHLRVPTVLALGG, encoded by the coding sequence ATGATGAACTGCGCTGGCCTCAGGGCATGGTCACGGCGGCGTTTCCAGGATTTCTCAAGGCCGAATGGCGCGGGCCAGATCGGCCTGACCATGCTGACAGCCGCGCGCGAGCAAGGCCTGGCAATCATCGCCGTGGTGGACAGTAATCCGAAACTCCACGGGCTGCTATTACTCGACTACAGAATCATCAGCCTGGAAGAGACCATGCGCCTGGATTGCGATGGCTATCTGGTCGCCTCGGTTGCCTTTGCGCGGGCGATAGAAGAGACGATCAGGCGATGCTACGAAAATCTGCATCTCCGAGTTCCGACCGTTCTGGCGTTGGGCGGATGA
- a CDS encoding alpha-amylase family protein — translation MTSSTPPPPQALPRGVMFNAYPDSIGETLSDQVALLQRPEFKDAFSLLYLLPTFFNSDLDRGFSVIDYDINRVLVQPEDIEALKALNIEFKFDLVLNHLSVNSPQFQDMLARGDASEYREFFVDWNQFWEDHGQMGPDGYMIPDDWCLQKLFMRKPGLPILMVRFPDGSLRPYWNTFYQKILYRELELADLESIPGLDADARQQVLTMINHAIRAESHIDHINFGAFGDYRQQIIDLVESKREYLGQMDLNARSEKVWDFYAETFAKLKAYGARIIRLDAFAYLHKAPGEANFFNTPGTWDYLERLKHLALDYGLIVFPEIHTEYGRGLHADVAGKGFPIYDFFFPGLVIDALDRGDNRALINWIKEANSKGFQTINMLGCHDGIPMLDLRGVEVDGGLRPGLLDDAHIEAAMERLIERGGRVKNLYGADGKKIAYYQLNATFFSALGEDERKLRLARAIQMFIPGIPQVWYLDLFAGRNNYAAADQGGPAGHKEINRTNLTTADIEEGLNQPVVLDQLDLIRMRNCAPAFRGQLSIEKTEANQLSLHWQKDEFTADLEANLSDLTFHVRYTDADGREESKSYL, via the coding sequence ATGACCAGTTCCACACCACCACCACCGCAGGCATTGCCCCGTGGTGTCATGTTCAACGCCTATCCCGACAGCATCGGCGAGACCCTGTCTGACCAGGTCGCCCTGCTACAGCGACCCGAGTTCAAGGACGCTTTCTCGCTGCTCTATCTGCTACCGACCTTCTTTAACAGCGATCTTGATCGCGGCTTTTCCGTGATCGACTATGACATCAACCGGGTGTTGGTTCAGCCCGAGGATATCGAGGCGCTCAAGGCGCTGAATATCGAGTTCAAATTCGACCTGGTGCTGAATCATCTGTCGGTTAATTCGCCGCAGTTTCAGGACATGCTCGCCCGTGGCGATGCCTCGGAGTATCGGGAATTTTTTGTCGACTGGAATCAGTTCTGGGAAGACCACGGTCAGATGGGCCCGGATGGCTATATGATCCCGGATGACTGGTGCCTTCAGAAACTCTTCATGCGCAAACCCGGGCTGCCGATTTTAATGGTGCGCTTTCCGGATGGCTCGCTACGGCCTTACTGGAATACTTTTTATCAGAAGATTCTGTATCGTGAGCTGGAACTGGCTGATCTCGAGTCCATCCCCGGCCTGGACGCAGATGCCCGGCAACAGGTATTGACTATGATCAATCATGCGATTCGCGCCGAGTCGCACATTGATCATATCAACTTTGGCGCCTTTGGTGACTATCGCCAACAAATTATCGACCTTGTGGAGAGCAAGCGCGAGTACCTCGGCCAGATGGATCTGAATGCACGCTCTGAGAAGGTATGGGATTTTTATGCCGAGACTTTCGCCAAACTCAAGGCCTATGGCGCGCGCATTATTCGCCTCGACGCCTTTGCCTATCTGCACAAAGCTCCGGGCGAAGCGAACTTCTTCAACACTCCCGGCACCTGGGACTATCTCGAACGCCTCAAGCACTTGGCGCTGGATTATGGGCTGATTGTTTTCCCCGAAATTCACACCGAATACGGGCGCGGCCTGCACGCGGATGTGGCCGGCAAGGGTTTCCCGATCTACGACTTTTTCTTTCCCGGACTGGTTATAGACGCGCTTGATCGTGGCGACAACCGCGCCCTGATCAACTGGATTAAAGAGGCCAACAGCAAAGGGTTCCAGACCATCAACATGCTCGGCTGCCATGATGGCATCCCGATGCTGGACCTGCGCGGGGTCGAGGTTGATGGCGGCTTGCGTCCAGGACTGCTCGACGACGCGCACATCGAGGCCGCCATGGAGCGGTTAATCGAACGCGGTGGCCGGGTGAAGAATCTCTATGGGGCCGATGGCAAGAAGATTGCCTACTATCAGCTCAATGCCACCTTCTTTAGTGCACTCGGCGAGGATGAGCGCAAACTGCGCCTGGCCCGAGCCATTCAAATGTTCATCCCCGGCATTCCGCAGGTTTGGTATTTGGATCTGTTCGCCGGGCGCAATAACTACGCGGCGGCCGATCAGGGTGGCCCGGCCGGACACAAGGAGATCAACCGCACCAATTTGACCACGGCCGATATTGAAGAAGGGCTAAACCAACCCGTGGTGCTCGACCAGCTTGATTTAATCCGCATGCGCAACTGCGCTCCGGCCTTTCGGGGCCAGTTGAGCATTGAGAAAACCGAGGCCAACCAGCTCTCCCTGCACTGGCAAAAAGACGAGTTCACTGCAGACTTGGAAGCCAACTTAAGCGACCTAACCTTTCATGTGCGCTATACCGATGCAGACGGGCGAGAAGAGTCCAAATCCTATCTGTAA
- a CDS encoding HAD-IIB family hydrolase has product MKALATDLDRTLLPNGRWEADPQAIELFNRLTREQDTYVIYVTGRSLALTEQAIAEFGIRHPHVLIGDVGTTIREYRDGHWSFDDDWIAHVRAQSPRWDVAGIKNAVTEIDGLSEQPPENLNPFKQSYFVDHDRSDAILELVDERVKGHFDESAIYSFDSQSGEGLLDFLPKSANKQTALEFVAAKLGLEKSAVVFCGDSGNDVFPLTAGFSGVLVRNADEQLVSSVKQAQAASPDLKVYFAQGGFQGLSGYYTSGVIEGACHYGVLDFPAS; this is encoded by the coding sequence ATGAAGGCACTGGCCACTGACCTTGACCGCACCCTGCTACCCAATGGCCGCTGGGAAGCCGACCCCCAGGCGATTGAGCTCTTCAACCGCCTGACTCGGGAACAGGACACCTATGTGATCTATGTGACCGGTCGCAGCCTCGCGCTGACCGAGCAGGCAATCGCCGAATTCGGCATCCGCCACCCGCATGTGTTAATCGGCGATGTCGGCACCACCATCCGCGAGTATCGGGACGGACACTGGAGCTTCGACGATGACTGGATTGCCCATGTGCGCGCGCAAAGCCCGCGCTGGGATGTCGCCGGCATCAAGAATGCCGTGACCGAAATTGACGGCCTGAGCGAACAGCCACCTGAGAATCTCAACCCCTTCAAGCAGAGCTACTTTGTCGATCATGACCGCAGTGATGCGATCCTCGAGCTGGTCGATGAGCGCGTGAAGGGCCACTTCGACGAAAGTGCCATCTATAGCTTCGACTCCCAAAGCGGCGAGGGGCTGCTTGACTTTCTGCCCAAGAGCGCCAATAAGCAGACAGCACTGGAATTCGTCGCCGCCAAACTCGGGCTCGAGAAGTCAGCGGTGGTTTTCTGCGGCGACAGCGGCAACGATGTTTTCCCGCTCACCGCCGGCTTTTCCGGCGTTCTGGTTCGCAACGCCGACGAGCAACTGGTCAGCAGCGTCAAGCAGGCGCAAGCAGCGAGTCCGGATCTCAAGGTGTATTTCGCCCAGGGCGGCTTCCAGGGCTTGTCGGGCTACTACACCAGCGGCGTGATCGAAGGCGCTTGCCACTACGGCGTGCTGGACTTTCCGGCCAGTTAA
- a CDS encoding molybdopterin-containing oxidoreductase family protein: MPNVPSTCYECDANCAIAVELDNSGEPIGVKGPDCPRCYVQIDRRNHPDRLLYPLKRTGPKGSGQFERISWDEALDTIATRLDQTRQQHGAPAVAFFAGYTKEARPQLQRLAHAFGSPNYLTESGCCFSATLVAEKVTFGARVKTTSTVASSKTKCILNWSTNPRGSIPPFDTHPLANRKPGLALVVVDPRRTPLAEQADVHLQLRPGTDGALALGFHHLIFANGWQDQGFLDEWCNGVNAFRDYVKDFAPERVADICGIEVSDLRRAVEIFATTRPAQITLSPTATVQHSNGFQNHRALILLSAVTGNLDREGGNRFFSTKVSPKPIELFEHCLNDLPPRIGDEVFPVWTRYWPAGQSMLLPNCILDGEPQRVHSLLAMGINTAMWPNSKRMEQALGALDFFAATDFFHNEATLQADIVLPAATNLERPALIAYPGCAYQGELRYRRAVVAPKGEAKPDAQIFLELGVRLGMGEQFWNGDLEASWAEAGEGIPDEIRTEVFTNPDGVTVYADIIEELVEHGFLDADRSYRLKGINTRSGKVEFDAEELKEAGHDGLPVYREPAESPRSQPEVFKDYPLVLTSGARTKFDTHSQHQRLERMRRAVPNPLAELHPQDAAARGIQDGDAVVVRSPRGQVGFIAKITDRVKPGVVHCTHAWRGANINELTDDRTLDPISGFPPFKSSLCQVEKDRAAGQQAAPAPAAGTTVKAALPAAA, encoded by the coding sequence ATGCCAAACGTCCCCAGCACCTGCTACGAATGCGACGCCAACTGCGCCATTGCGGTCGAGCTCGACAACAGCGGCGAACCCATCGGTGTGAAAGGCCCGGATTGCCCGCGCTGCTATGTGCAGATCGACCGGCGCAATCACCCCGATCGCCTGCTCTATCCGCTAAAACGCACAGGCCCTAAAGGCAGCGGCCAGTTCGAGCGCATCAGCTGGGACGAGGCGCTCGACACCATCGCCACCCGGCTCGATCAGACCCGTCAGCAGCATGGGGCTCCGGCGGTGGCTTTCTTCGCCGGTTATACGAAAGAAGCGCGCCCGCAATTACAGCGCCTCGCCCACGCCTTCGGCTCGCCCAATTACCTGACCGAAAGCGGCTGCTGCTTCTCGGCCACCCTGGTGGCGGAGAAAGTCACCTTCGGCGCGCGCGTGAAGACCACCTCCACCGTGGCCTCGTCCAAGACCAAATGCATTCTCAACTGGTCGACCAACCCGCGCGGCTCGATTCCGCCGTTCGACACCCATCCGCTGGCCAATCGCAAGCCGGGGCTCGCACTGGTGGTGGTCGACCCGCGCCGCACACCGCTGGCCGAACAGGCCGATGTGCACCTGCAACTGCGCCCCGGCACCGATGGCGCGCTGGCGCTCGGCTTCCATCATCTGATTTTCGCCAACGGCTGGCAGGATCAGGGCTTTCTCGATGAATGGTGCAATGGGGTCAACGCCTTCCGCGACTACGTCAAAGATTTTGCGCCCGAACGGGTCGCCGACATCTGTGGCATTGAGGTAAGCGATCTTCGCCGCGCGGTGGAGATCTTCGCCACCACCCGACCTGCGCAGATCACCCTGTCGCCCACCGCCACAGTGCAACATTCCAATGGGTTTCAGAATCACCGCGCCCTGATTCTGCTCAGCGCCGTCACCGGCAATCTGGATCGCGAAGGCGGCAACCGTTTTTTCAGCACCAAGGTCAGCCCCAAGCCGATTGAGCTGTTCGAGCATTGTCTGAACGATCTGCCACCGCGCATCGGCGACGAGGTCTTCCCCGTCTGGACGCGCTACTGGCCGGCGGGGCAAAGCATGCTGCTGCCCAACTGCATTCTCGACGGTGAGCCCCAGCGGGTGCATAGCCTGCTGGCAATGGGCATCAACACCGCCATGTGGCCCAATTCCAAGCGCATGGAGCAAGCCCTGGGCGCACTGGATTTCTTCGCCGCGACCGACTTCTTCCATAACGAGGCCACCCTCCAGGCCGACATTGTGCTGCCAGCGGCGACCAACCTGGAGCGCCCGGCGCTGATCGCCTACCCCGGCTGCGCCTATCAAGGCGAGTTGCGCTATCGCCGCGCGGTGGTGGCGCCCAAAGGCGAGGCCAAGCCGGATGCGCAAATCTTTCTGGAGCTTGGCGTGCGCTTAGGTATGGGTGAGCAATTCTGGAACGGCGACCTGGAAGCCTCCTGGGCCGAAGCCGGCGAGGGCATCCCGGATGAGATCCGCACCGAGGTCTTCACCAACCCCGATGGCGTGACCGTTTATGCCGACATCATTGAGGAGCTGGTCGAGCACGGCTTTCTCGACGCCGACCGCAGCTATCGCCTAAAGGGCATCAACACCCGCAGCGGCAAGGTTGAGTTCGACGCCGAAGAGTTGAAGGAAGCCGGCCATGATGGCCTGCCGGTGTATCGCGAACCGGCTGAAAGTCCGCGCTCGCAACCCGAGGTGTTCAAAGACTATCCGCTGGTGCTGACCAGTGGCGCACGCACCAAATTCGACACCCATTCGCAGCACCAGCGCCTCGAGCGCATGCGTCGCGCCGTCCCCAACCCGCTGGCGGAACTCCACCCGCAGGACGCCGCCGCGCGCGGTATTCAGGATGGCGATGCCGTCGTGGTCCGCTCCCCGCGCGGTCAGGTCGGTTTTATCGCCAAGATCACCGACCGGGTCAAACCCGGCGTGGTCCATTGCACCCATGCTTGGCGTGGCGCCAATATCAATGAGCTAACCGATGATCGCACGCTCGATCCCATCAGCGGCTTTCCGCCCTTTAAGTCGAGCCTATGTCAGGTTGAGAAGGACAGGGCGGCTGGTCAGCAGGCAGCGCCTGCGCCGGCGGCCGGGACGACGGTCAAGGCGGCTCTTCCCGCCGCCGCCTGA